From Solidesulfovibrio carbinoliphilus subsp. oakridgensis, the proteins below share one genomic window:
- the rpsI gene encoding 30S ribosomal protein S9 — translation MSDEFYYGTGRRKSAVARTRLYKGNGRILVNDRPFEEYFPRPTLVAVVRQALLLVKLDGRVDVKVNVAGGGMTGQAEAVRHGISRALLALDPELRGVLKKAGLLTRDPREKERKKPGQRGARARFQYSKR, via the coding sequence ATGAGCGACGAATTTTACTACGGCACCGGACGCCGCAAGTCCGCCGTGGCCCGCACCCGTCTGTACAAGGGCAACGGCCGCATCCTGGTCAACGACCGGCCCTTCGAGGAATATTTCCCCCGGCCCACCCTGGTCGCCGTCGTGCGCCAGGCCCTGCTGCTGGTCAAGCTCGACGGCCGCGTGGACGTGAAGGTCAATGTCGCCGGCGGCGGCATGACCGGCCAGGCCGAGGCCGTGCGCCACGGCATCTCCCGGGCCCTGCTCGCCCTTGACCCCGAGCTTCGCGGCGTCCTCAAGAAGGCCGGCCTGCTCACCCGCGACCCCCGCGAAAAGGAACGCAAGAAGCCTGGCCAGCGCGGCGCCCGCGCCCGGTTCCAGTACTCGAAGCGTTAA
- the amrS gene encoding AmmeMemoRadiSam system radical SAM enzyme, whose translation MHPAALWKPLPDGRVSCRLCAHFCRIEDGARGLCGVRVNQGGSLFTLAYDRVAAANLDPVEKKPLYHFEPGTLTFSFGTMGCNMSCSFCQNYSLSQPPRQGREVKGERITPADLVQAAKRSHAASISYTYSEPTIFFELMRDTAVLAREAGLKNILVSNGFQSPQCLDALSGLIDAANIDLKAMNRDFYERVCGARLPPVLKNLVHMRKLGWWIEVTTLLIPGVNDTDAELAELAAFVSRELGPDTPWHISRFHPDFTMQDTPATPLDRLDRAYAIGREAGLHFVYVGNVPGRDRNATVCPGCGETVIEREGMGLRAARTRGGHCPSCGRTIPGRGLP comes from the coding sequence ATGCATCCGGCTGCGTTATGGAAACCCTTGCCCGACGGCCGGGTCTCGTGCCGTCTGTGTGCCCACTTCTGCCGCATCGAGGACGGCGCGCGAGGCCTTTGCGGCGTGCGCGTGAACCAGGGCGGCTCGCTTTTCACCCTGGCCTACGACCGGGTGGCCGCGGCCAACCTGGATCCGGTGGAGAAAAAGCCGCTCTACCACTTCGAACCCGGCACCCTCACCTTTTCCTTTGGCACCATGGGCTGCAACATGTCCTGTTCGTTCTGCCAGAACTATTCCCTGTCCCAGCCGCCGCGCCAGGGCCGGGAGGTCAAGGGCGAGCGGATCACCCCTGCCGATCTGGTCCAGGCGGCCAAGCGGTCCCACGCGGCCTCCATCTCCTACACCTATTCCGAGCCCACGATCTTTTTCGAGCTCATGCGCGACACGGCCGTGCTGGCCAGGGAGGCGGGCCTTAAAAACATCCTGGTCTCAAACGGCTTCCAGTCCCCCCAGTGCCTGGACGCCCTCTCCGGGCTCATCGACGCGGCCAACATCGACCTCAAGGCCATGAACCGGGATTTCTACGAGCGGGTCTGCGGGGCCCGGCTGCCGCCGGTCCTCAAAAACCTGGTCCACATGCGAAAGCTCGGTTGGTGGATCGAGGTGACCACGCTGCTGATCCCGGGCGTCAACGACACGGATGCCGAGCTGGCGGAGCTGGCGGCCTTCGTGTCCCGGGAGCTTGGGCCGGACACCCCCTGGCACATCTCGCGCTTCCACCCCGATTTCACCATGCAGGACACGCCGGCAACCCCGCTCGACCGGCTGGACCGGGCCTACGCCATCGGCCGCGAGGCGGGCCTCCATTTCGTCTACGTCGGCAACGTCCCGGGCCGGGACCGAAACGCCACGGTCTGTCCCGGCTGCGGGGAGACGGTCATCGAGCGGGAGGGCATGGGCCTGCGCGCGGCCCGGACCAGAGGCGGCCACTGCCCGTCCTGCGGCAGGACGATTCCCGGGCGCGGCCTGCCCTGA
- a CDS encoding radical SAM protein — translation MAEHKPRPMLVFADDDGNIYDHPELEMLVRRGDRLEPPRPDEIIPLPPESELFLLPGRDALGFDPEAGEVERLEERAVAAFLSPGHTLAATAAYATRPGAPVLPLFAYGAVGFSGDRFFVAAAKVDEDRRQVFTGIAQDRIVKGARALRAKYPKNRLIAHLSGCALTSCCPAARNLALGRFEAPLPTSRVCNARCVGCLSLQDPDSGFPSTQNRIAFQPTAQEIVEVMAEHGRHERRPIYSFGQGCEGEPLTEARVICEAVARFRKDGGRGTININTNASLPDAVEAFAAAGGSSIRVSLSSADPALYEAYYRPKGYGFADVSQSIGRARSAGLFISLNFLFFPGVSDTEAELAALTDLVTEHKVDFVQLRNLNLDPELYLSVARKSGALADPARLASMGFKNFRKRLKKACPWLRFGYFNPYLETEAGDA, via the coding sequence ATGGCCGAGCACAAACCCCGCCCCATGCTGGTGTTCGCCGACGACGACGGCAACATCTACGACCACCCGGAACTCGAAATGCTGGTCCGCCGGGGCGACCGGCTGGAACCGCCGCGCCCGGACGAGATCATTCCCCTGCCCCCGGAAAGCGAGCTCTTTCTCCTGCCCGGCCGCGACGCCCTGGGCTTCGATCCCGAGGCCGGCGAGGTCGAGCGCCTGGAGGAGCGGGCCGTAGCCGCCTTCCTCTCGCCCGGCCACACGCTGGCCGCCACGGCCGCCTACGCGACACGGCCCGGCGCGCCCGTGCTGCCCCTTTTCGCCTACGGCGCGGTCGGCTTCTCCGGAGACCGCTTCTTCGTTGCCGCCGCCAAGGTGGACGAGGACCGGCGGCAGGTCTTCACCGGGATAGCCCAGGACCGGATCGTCAAGGGCGCCCGGGCCCTGCGGGCCAAATACCCCAAAAACAGGCTCATTGCGCACCTTTCCGGCTGCGCCCTGACCTCGTGCTGCCCGGCGGCCCGAAACCTGGCCCTGGGGCGTTTCGAGGCGCCGCTCCCCACCTCCCGGGTCTGCAACGCCCGATGCGTGGGCTGCCTGTCCCTCCAGGACCCGGACTCGGGCTTCCCCTCGACCCAGAACCGGATCGCCTTCCAGCCGACAGCCCAGGAAATCGTGGAAGTCATGGCCGAACACGGCCGCCACGAGCGCCGGCCCATCTATTCCTTCGGCCAGGGCTGCGAGGGCGAGCCCCTGACCGAAGCCCGGGTCATCTGCGAGGCCGTGGCCCGGTTTCGCAAGGACGGCGGCCGGGGGACCATCAACATCAACACCAACGCCAGCCTGCCGGACGCGGTGGAAGCCTTTGCCGCCGCCGGCGGGTCCTCCATCCGCGTGAGTCTCTCCAGCGCCGACCCGGCCCTCTACGAGGCCTATTACCGACCCAAGGGCTACGGCTTCGCCGACGTGAGCCAAAGCATCGGGCGGGCGCGGTCCGCCGGGCTTTTCATCTCGCTCAACTTCCTTTTTTTCCCGGGCGTGTCCGACACCGAGGCCGAGCTTGCGGCGCTGACCGACCTCGTAACCGAGCACAAGGTCGATTTCGTCCAACTACGCAACCTGAACCTCGACCCCGAGCTCTACCTGTCCGTGGCCAGGAAAAGCGGCGCCCTGGCCGACCCGGCCCGGCTGGCCTCCATGGGGTTCAAAAACTTCCGCAAGCGCCTCAAGAAAGCCTGCCCCTGGCTCCGCTTCGGCTACTTCAACCCGTATCTGGAAACAGAGGCCGGTGACGCTTAG
- a CDS encoding HD domain-containing protein, with protein MVSVRKSLLQLLFAGSFMKRWNDKHRSMDLVEIDKQAHKMMVAWMLYELNSRHLSEPDRLALGLEIVEGGLFEYLYRLVITDIKPPVFYQIKANPDHYGRLTAWVFDQLEPRVRDLGDDFGQRLREYLAVPEGTTPARRILDAAHLYASGWEYSLIKRDNPWDDELLEIESSFRDGLARFSDLAGVADLAAGLFEGKKTALGHFGRLLGQLRFQTRWSQTPRIPETSVLGHMFLVAAYAYFFSLAVDACPARRLNNFFAGLVHDMPELLTRDIISPVKQSVAELGGMIKEYENAEMTRRVFSVLTEGGYAGLSDRLAYFLGIEIGSEFYECIRDEEGRAVRITPEDLSERCNLDSFDPKDGQLLKVCDSLAAFIEAYTALRNGITSDQLQRAVWRLRTQYAAVVLFGRVHVGALLADFD; from the coding sequence ATGGTCAGCGTCCGCAAGAGCCTTTTGCAACTTTTGTTCGCCGGCTCGTTCATGAAGCGGTGGAACGACAAACACCGCAGCATGGATCTGGTCGAGATCGACAAGCAGGCCCACAAGATGATGGTGGCCTGGATGCTCTACGAACTCAACAGCCGCCACCTGTCCGAACCGGACCGTCTGGCCCTTGGCCTCGAAATCGTCGAGGGCGGACTCTTCGAATACCTCTACCGGCTGGTCATCACCGACATCAAGCCGCCGGTCTTCTACCAGATCAAGGCCAACCCGGACCATTACGGGCGGTTGACCGCCTGGGTCTTCGACCAGCTCGAACCCCGGGTCCGGGACCTGGGGGACGATTTCGGCCAGCGCCTGCGGGAGTATCTGGCCGTGCCCGAAGGGACCACTCCGGCCCGGCGCATCCTGGACGCCGCCCACCTCTACGCCAGCGGCTGGGAATATTCGCTTATAAAGCGCGACAATCCCTGGGACGACGAACTCCTCGAGATCGAGTCGTCCTTTCGCGACGGCCTGGCCCGGTTTTCCGATCTCGCGGGGGTGGCCGATCTGGCGGCCGGGCTTTTCGAGGGCAAAAAAACGGCCCTTGGCCACTTCGGCCGGTTGCTCGGCCAGTTGCGGTTCCAGACCCGCTGGTCCCAGACTCCGCGCATTCCCGAGACCTCGGTCCTTGGCCACATGTTCCTGGTCGCGGCCTACGCCTATTTCTTCAGCCTGGCCGTGGACGCCTGCCCGGCCCGGCGGCTCAACAACTTTTTCGCCGGCCTGGTGCACGACATGCCCGAGCTTCTGACCCGGGACATCATCTCCCCGGTCAAGCAGTCCGTGGCCGAGCTTGGCGGCATGATCAAGGAGTACGAGAACGCGGAGATGACCCGCCGGGTGTTTTCGGTGTTGACCGAGGGCGGCTACGCCGGCCTGTCCGACCGGCTGGCCTATTTCCTCGGCATCGAGATCGGTTCGGAGTTTTACGAGTGCATCCGCGACGAGGAGGGGCGGGCGGTGCGGATCACGCCCGAGGACCTGAGCGAGCGGTGCAACCTGGATAGTTTCGACCCCAAGGACGGGCAACTGCTGAAGGTCTGCGACTCCCTGGCCGCCTTCATCGAGGCCTACACCGCCCTTCGAAACGGCATCACCTCGGACCAGCTCCAGCGGGCCGTCTGGCGATTGCGGACCCAGTACGCGGCGGTGGTCCTTTTCGGCCGGGTGCACGTGGGGGCGCTTTTGGCGGATTTCGATTGA
- a CDS encoding CBS domain-containing protein has product MIRKRAFDAMRTDLLTVDAGDTLDTVSEKLARHLEKSPDMDAVAVMRLGRFYGIVSLRTLLGDLNDCALDASLRTSLGDDDFESTYREATRHCMARKASEAARRDIPRVAPADPLHLVLDAMIKADSRFAVVLEGERVLGLVPLGEIFREMRRQHDAL; this is encoded by the coding sequence ATGATCCGCAAACGGGCCTTCGACGCCATGCGCACCGACCTCCTGACCGTCGATGCCGGGGACACCCTGGACACCGTGTCCGAAAAGCTGGCGCGGCACCTCGAGAAAAGCCCGGACATGGACGCGGTGGCAGTCATGCGCCTGGGCCGGTTCTACGGCATCGTCAGCCTGCGCACGCTTCTTGGGGACTTAAACGACTGCGCCCTGGACGCCAGCCTGCGCACCAGCCTTGGCGACGACGACTTCGAAAGCACCTACCGCGAGGCCACGCGCCACTGCATGGCCCGAAAGGCCTCCGAGGCCGCCCGCCGCGACATCCCCCGCGTCGCCCCTGCCGATCCCCTGCACCTGGTCCTTGACGCCATGATCAAGGCCGACAGCCGTTTCGCCGTGGTCCTCGAGGGCGAACGGGTGCTCGGGCTCGTGCCGCTTGGCGAGATCTTCCGGGAAATGCGCCGCCAGCACGACGCGCTTTAG
- the rplM gene encoding 50S ribosomal protein L13, producing MKTFSPTPKDITHNWFVVDASDKILGRLATAVAVRLRGKHKAEFCQHLDTGDFIVVVNAAKVKTTGRKLDQKKYYRHSGWIGGLKETSLRDMLVKKPEDVIRKAVRGMLPKNRLGRAMLKKLKVYAGEAHPHEAQKPETLDV from the coding sequence ATGAAAACGTTTAGCCCGACGCCCAAAGATATTACCCACAACTGGTTCGTGGTCGACGCCTCGGACAAGATCCTCGGCCGTTTGGCCACCGCCGTGGCCGTTCGCCTGCGGGGCAAGCACAAGGCCGAATTCTGCCAGCACCTGGACACCGGCGATTTCATCGTCGTGGTCAATGCCGCCAAGGTCAAGACCACCGGCCGCAAGCTGGACCAGAAAAAATACTATCGCCACTCCGGGTGGATCGGCGGCCTGAAGGAAACCTCGCTGCGCGACATGCTGGTCAAAAAGCCGGAAGACGTCATCCGCAAGGCCGTGCGGGGCATGCTGCCCAAAAACCGCCTCGGCCGGGCCATGCTGAAAAAGCTCAAGGTCTATGCCGGCGAGGCCCATCCCCACGAGGCCCAGAAGCCCGAAACCCTGGACGTGTAA
- the purM gene encoding phosphoribosylformylglycinamidine cyclo-ligase encodes MADRSAAYKAAGVDIDAGNSLVSRIKSIVAGTYGKGVVSDIGGFGGLFKLDSGAYTEPVLVSSTDGVGTKLKLAHDFARHDTIGIDLVAMCVNDILVQGAKPLFFLDYFATGKLSVDLAATVVSGIADGCKEAGCALLGGETAEMPGFYPDGMYDLAGFSVGIVDNAKIIDGSSIGVGDAVIGIEASGPHSNGYSLIRKILAESGLGPDDPIPHADKTVAEALLAPTRIYVKTVLNLLRDFDIKGMVHITGGGFYDNVNRILPKGVAAHIRFGSWEVPQVFEWLKTEGRLTWPEMLQIFNCGIGFMLVVAPEIAGDVVQRLKALHEYARVIGQIEIRKDGAEQVEVTFPAERP; translated from the coding sequence ATGGCCGACAGATCGGCAGCCTACAAGGCCGCCGGCGTTGACATAGACGCCGGCAATTCCCTGGTTTCGCGCATCAAGTCCATCGTGGCCGGCACCTACGGCAAGGGTGTCGTTTCCGATATCGGCGGCTTTGGCGGGCTTTTCAAGCTCGACTCCGGCGCCTACACGGAACCGGTCCTGGTCTCCTCCACCGATGGCGTGGGCACCAAACTCAAGCTCGCCCATGACTTCGCCCGGCACGATACCATCGGTATTGACCTTGTGGCCATGTGTGTCAACGATATTCTGGTCCAGGGCGCCAAGCCGCTTTTCTTCCTCGACTATTTCGCCACGGGCAAGCTTTCGGTCGATCTGGCCGCCACGGTCGTCTCGGGCATCGCCGACGGCTGCAAGGAGGCCGGCTGTGCGCTTTTAGGCGGGGAAACCGCCGAGATGCCGGGCTTTTATCCCGATGGCATGTACGATCTGGCCGGGTTTAGCGTCGGCATCGTGGACAACGCCAAGATCATCGACGGGTCGAGCATCGGCGTCGGCGACGCGGTGATCGGCATCGAGGCCTCGGGACCGCACTCCAACGGCTATTCGCTCATCCGCAAGATCCTGGCCGAATCCGGCCTCGGACCCGACGACCCCATTCCCCATGCCGACAAGACCGTGGCCGAGGCCCTCCTGGCCCCCACCCGCATCTACGTCAAGACCGTGCTGAACCTGCTGCGCGACTTCGACATCAAGGGCATGGTCCACATCACCGGCGGCGGATTCTACGACAACGTCAACCGCATCCTGCCCAAGGGCGTGGCCGCCCACATCCGGTTCGGCTCCTGGGAAGTGCCACAGGTTTTCGAGTGGCTGAAAACGGAAGGCCGGCTGACTTGGCCGGAGATGCTGCAGATTTTCAACTGCGGCATCGGCTTCATGCTGGTGGTGGCCCCGGAGATCGCCGGGGACGTGGTCCAGCGCCTGAAAGCCCTGCACGAATACGCCCGCGTCATCGGCCAGATCGAGATCCGCAAGGACGGAGCCGAGCAGGTGGAAGTGACCTTTCCGGCCGAGCGGCCGTAG
- a CDS encoding hybrid sensor histidine kinase/response regulator, which yields MSEQTPDHNAFALLFADLVTNIMALADSPGRCCQYIASQIRELLAIRTVVVMECAHFTGEATHKILAVLPERRRDRALLAAMDPLAALSHQMEKVTYIGPDSPPALRGDLLPALGVGDSVVVPLQHGGARIGVLFLLGIMDTHGISSIISTLDRLAPILALILRNAHLYRNLEREVASRTEELRASEERYRALFSSVSDPVLVADRNTGILVECNEAAERFFGRAREELVGRPQRELHPMESPGSNGLAENFRSSATPSGPQTDVLLRAAGGNIRIAEVMTNAFDMQGQELMLGVFRDVTERKQAEEALQAAKEQAEAATRVKSEFLANMSHEIRTPLNGILGILQLLGHTRLDAEQREYLLAAIQSSHRLTRLLSDILDLSRIEAGKLALREDAFEIADQREATLGLFGMTAREKGLELDFRIDGRMPPRLVGDKSRLQQVLFNLVGNAIKFTEKGRVRVEVEPIGWCKGVLRVLFVISDTGIGIDDAMLQAVFEPFTQAEVSYTRSFQGAGLGLSIVRKLVGIMGGELTIDSTTGAGTTVYCSLPFRLPDELPRLAKQAAETGCPAPVRGWRILFAEDDAVSLMAVRRMLEKQGCLVVTAADGQEVLARLTGQDFDLILMDVQMPVLDGVLATRAIRQGLAGGEKRDIPIIAMTGYAMTGDREKLLAAGMHDYVSKPIDMAELQAVIDRVMAGKKPATGSETPGCARPSC from the coding sequence ATGTCTGAGCAAACCCCTGACCACAACGCGTTCGCGCTGCTCTTCGCGGACTTGGTGACGAACATCATGGCCCTGGCCGACTCGCCCGGCCGTTGCTGTCAGTACATTGCCAGCCAGATCCGGGAACTCCTGGCCATTCGCACCGTGGTCGTCATGGAGTGCGCGCATTTCACCGGCGAGGCGACGCACAAGATCCTGGCCGTCCTTCCCGAGCGCCGTCGCGACAGGGCCCTCCTGGCGGCAATGGACCCGCTCGCCGCGCTGAGCCACCAGATGGAAAAGGTCACCTACATCGGTCCGGACAGCCCGCCCGCGTTGCGTGGCGACCTGCTGCCCGCACTGGGGGTGGGGGACTCGGTGGTGGTGCCGCTCCAGCACGGCGGGGCCCGCATTGGCGTCCTGTTCCTGCTCGGCATCATGGACACCCACGGCATAAGCTCCATCATCAGCACCCTGGACCGGCTGGCGCCGATTCTGGCGTTGATCCTGCGCAATGCGCACCTGTATCGGAACCTGGAGCGGGAGGTGGCCAGCCGGACCGAGGAGCTGCGGGCGAGCGAGGAACGTTATCGCGCTCTTTTCTCCTCCGTAAGCGATCCGGTTCTCGTGGCGGACAGAAACACCGGCATCCTGGTCGAATGCAACGAGGCGGCGGAACGGTTTTTCGGACGCGCCCGGGAGGAGCTTGTCGGCAGGCCGCAACGGGAACTGCATCCGATGGAGAGTCCCGGGAGCAACGGCCTGGCCGAGAACTTTCGAAGTTCGGCAACCCCGTCGGGCCCGCAAACCGACGTTCTTCTTCGGGCCGCGGGGGGGAACATACGGATAGCGGAGGTCATGACGAACGCCTTCGACATGCAGGGCCAGGAATTGATGCTGGGGGTGTTTCGCGACGTCACCGAGCGCAAGCAGGCCGAAGAGGCGTTGCAGGCGGCCAAGGAGCAGGCGGAAGCGGCCACGCGCGTCAAGTCCGAATTCCTTGCCAACATGAGCCATGAGATCCGTACCCCGTTAAACGGCATCCTCGGCATCCTGCAACTCCTCGGACACACCCGGCTCGATGCCGAGCAGCGGGAGTATCTGCTCGCGGCCATCCAGTCCTCCCATCGCCTGACGCGCCTGCTCTCCGATATCCTCGACCTGTCCAGGATCGAGGCGGGAAAGCTGGCCCTCCGCGAGGATGCCTTCGAGATCGCGGACCAGCGGGAGGCAACCCTGGGGCTTTTCGGCATGACGGCAAGGGAGAAGGGCCTGGAACTGGATTTTCGCATCGACGGCCGTATGCCGCCACGGCTTGTCGGGGACAAGTCCCGCCTGCAGCAAGTCCTGTTCAATCTGGTCGGCAATGCCATCAAATTTACCGAAAAAGGCCGTGTCCGTGTCGAGGTGGAGCCCATCGGCTGGTGCAAGGGCGTCTTGCGCGTCCTGTTCGTCATTTCCGACACGGGGATCGGCATCGATGACGCCATGCTCCAGGCTGTTTTCGAGCCCTTCACCCAGGCCGAGGTTTCCTACACCCGCAGCTTCCAGGGGGCGGGCCTGGGGCTTTCCATCGTCCGCAAGCTCGTGGGCATCATGGGGGGCGAGCTGACCATCGACAGCACCACCGGAGCAGGAACGACGGTGTATTGCTCCCTTCCCTTCCGTCTGCCCGACGAGCTCCCAAGGCTGGCGAAACAGGCCGCAGAGACGGGTTGCCCCGCTCCTGTCCGGGGGTGGCGCATCCTTTTCGCCGAAGACGACGCGGTGAGCTTGATGGCGGTCAGACGCATGCTCGAAAAGCAGGGATGCCTCGTGGTCACGGCCGCAGACGGGCAGGAGGTCCTCGCCCGCCTGACCGGCCAGGACTTCGACCTGATCCTCATGGATGTGCAGATGCCCGTCCTGGACGGCGTCCTGGCGACCAGGGCGATTCGCCAGGGGCTGGCCGGCGGTGAGAAGCGGGATATTCCGATCATCGCCATGACCGGCTACGCGATGACCGGGGACAGGGAAAAGCTTTTGGCCGCGGGAATGCACGACTATGTTTCAAAGCCGATCGACATGGCCGAGTTGCAGGCGGTCATCGACAGGGTGATGGCTGGAAAGAAACCGGCAACCGGCAGCGAGACCCCAGGATGTGCCCGGCCTTCCTGCTGA
- a CDS encoding HD-GYP domain-containing protein, with product MRDRPTLDVPAGLEEEYYQINPDILQSFSKFRPPLNIYRFLEEVSRITPYYKVGERLSKEQTQELADLVAAGVIFVSREDHPVYVKHISYQLDLVLLDKHLTEAEIADIFQIALTRRMEAFFDQPVRLVYDKVREDVLVLTQYVWEDFHRAKALARRMHPNHTLANHAVNCGLLGLFLFLAGQSETFRESRNARTLLDRTILGLFLHDLGMTRVPGMIRDKTKPLLPEEMQKVRGHTMAGYEMLARLDIKFPEMERSVSEHHERLDGSGYPQKLGMGSISETGLLAGVVDSYCAMITKRLYAPAMEPLAAAKKLLDDNRRYPADWVKRLLGVLAK from the coding sequence ATGCGCGACAGGCCGACACTCGATGTTCCGGCGGGGCTGGAGGAGGAATACTACCAGATCAACCCGGACATCCTCCAGAGCTTCAGCAAGTTCCGACCGCCGCTCAATATCTACCGCTTTCTGGAAGAGGTCAGCCGCATCACGCCGTATTATAAGGTCGGCGAGCGGCTCTCCAAGGAGCAGACCCAGGAACTGGCCGACCTCGTGGCCGCGGGCGTCATCTTCGTCTCCCGCGAGGACCACCCCGTCTACGTCAAGCACATCAGCTACCAGCTCGACCTGGTGCTTCTGGACAAGCATCTGACCGAGGCCGAGATCGCGGACATCTTCCAGATCGCCCTGACCAGGCGCATGGAAGCCTTTTTCGACCAGCCCGTGCGTCTGGTCTACGACAAGGTGCGCGAGGACGTGCTGGTGCTCACGCAGTACGTGTGGGAGGATTTCCACCGGGCCAAGGCCCTGGCCCGGCGCATGCACCCCAACCACACCCTGGCCAACCACGCGGTCAACTGCGGGCTGCTCGGCCTTTTCCTCTTTCTGGCGGGCCAGTCCGAAACCTTCCGCGAGTCCAGAAACGCCCGCACCCTCCTCGACCGGACCATCCTCGGCCTCTTTCTGCACGACCTCGGCATGACCCGGGTGCCGGGCATGATCCGCGACAAGACCAAGCCCCTTTTGCCCGAGGAAATGCAGAAGGTCCGGGGCCACACCATGGCCGGGTACGAGATGCTGGCCCGCCTGGACATCAAATTTCCGGAGATGGAGCGTTCGGTGTCCGAGCACCACGAACGCCTGGACGGCTCGGGCTATCCGCAAAAGCTCGGCATGGGCTCGATTTCCGAGACCGGGCTCCTGGCCGGGGTGGTGGATTCCTACTGCGCCATGATCACCAAGCGGCTCTACGCGCCGGCCATGGAACCGCTCGCCGCGGCCAAGAAACTGCTGGACGACAACCGGCGCTATCCAGCCGATTGGGTCAAGCGGCTGCTCGGGGTCCTGGCCAAATAG
- a CDS encoding DUF1638 domain-containing protein, translating to MSCSIFRKEIAGLGPAVMGGVRPVFLDSMLHMRPALLDEALLGLARAEDRRLLLVYGDCCPHMGELARRPHIRKVRGVNCCDILLGHDAYHRLRREGVFFFLPEWTARWEQVFRGELGLKDQPLAREFMHEMHTRLMYLDTGLAEAPHRTLADIEAFFDMPVEIRPTGLERLKAEIAAGLQRAHGHV from the coding sequence GTGAGTTGCAGTATTTTTCGCAAGGAGATCGCCGGGCTCGGTCCGGCCGTGATGGGGGGCGTCCGGCCGGTATTCCTGGATTCCATGCTGCACATGCGCCCGGCCCTGCTCGACGAGGCGCTCCTCGGGCTGGCCCGGGCCGAGGACCGGCGCCTCTTGCTGGTGTACGGCGACTGCTGCCCGCATATGGGGGAGCTGGCCCGGCGGCCGCACATCAGGAAGGTTCGCGGCGTCAACTGCTGCGACATCCTCCTCGGCCATGACGCCTACCACCGGCTGCGGCGCGAGGGGGTGTTCTTCTTCCTGCCGGAGTGGACCGCGCGCTGGGAACAGGTTTTCCGGGGGGAGCTCGGCCTCAAGGACCAGCCGCTGGCCAGGGAATTCATGCACGAGATGCACACGCGGCTCATGTACCTGGACACGGGCCTGGCCGAGGCGCCACACCGGACCTTGGCGGATATCGAGGCGTTTTTCGACATGCCCGTGGAGATCCGGCCCACGGGCCTCGAGCGGCTCAAGGCGGAAATAGCCGCAGGATTGCAAAGAGCGCACGGGCATGTCTGA